Proteins encoded together in one Sphingomonas radiodurans window:
- a CDS encoding inorganic phosphate transporter, which yields MYELALPLLIGLIALALAFDFLNGLHDAANSIATVVATRLLSPVQAVLFAAFFNFAAYFLTLAFPSLHAVAETIGKGLIDQEVVTPAVIFGALGGAMFWNIVTWQKGIPSSSSHALVGGLVGAGITHAGVNSVQIGGLTKTLLAIVISPTLGMILAMLVMLASSWALNRATANQAERSFRSLHLVSSAAYSLSHGLNDAQKTMGIITVLLYSTGYLSGEFEVPHWVAISCYVAISLGTLSGGWKIIETMGSKITRLSQHQGFAASSGGSIVLFTASALGIPVSTTHTITGAIIGAGVARRTSAVRWTTASGVVIAWIITIPCSAAVGAMFYALTLLF from the coding sequence ATGTATGAGCTCGCGCTTCCGCTGCTGATCGGCCTCATCGCCCTCGCGCTCGCGTTCGATTTCCTCAACGGCCTGCACGATGCGGCCAACTCCATCGCAACGGTCGTTGCAACGCGGTTGCTGTCACCGGTTCAGGCGGTGCTGTTCGCCGCCTTCTTCAACTTCGCCGCCTATTTCCTGACGCTCGCCTTCCCGAGCCTGCACGCGGTGGCGGAAACGATCGGCAAGGGGCTGATCGATCAGGAAGTCGTGACGCCCGCAGTGATCTTCGGCGCGCTCGGCGGCGCGATGTTTTGGAACATCGTCACTTGGCAGAAGGGCATTCCGTCATCGTCGAGCCACGCGCTGGTCGGCGGGCTGGTTGGCGCCGGCATCACCCATGCGGGCGTCAACAGCGTGCAGATCGGCGGACTGACCAAGACCTTGCTCGCAATCGTCATCTCGCCGACGCTCGGCATGATCCTCGCCATGCTCGTCATGCTGGCAAGCAGCTGGGCGCTCAACCGCGCCACCGCAAACCAGGCCGAACGCAGCTTTCGGTCGCTACACCTCGTCTCGTCCGCGGCCTATTCGCTCAGCCATGGGTTGAACGACGCGCAGAAGACGATGGGGATCATCACCGTCCTGCTCTATTCGACCGGCTATCTCAGCGGCGAATTCGAAGTGCCGCACTGGGTGGCGATCAGCTGCTATGTGGCGATCTCGCTCGGCACGCTGTCGGGCGGGTGGAAGATCATCGAGACGATGGGCTCGAAGATCACCAGATTGTCGCAGCACCAAGGCTTTGCGGCCTCGAGCGGCGGATCGATCGTGCTGTTCACGGCCTCGGCGCTCGGCATCCCGGTGTCGACGACGCACACGATCACCGGCGCGATCATCGGCGCCGGCGTCGCGCGCCGCACCTCAGCGGTACGATGGACCACAGCGAGTGGTGTCGTGATCGCGTGGATCATCACGATCCCATGCTCGGCCGCTGTGGGCGCAATGTTCTACGCGCTCACGTTGCTGTTTTAG
- a CDS encoding DUF47 domain-containing protein: MFAWFQRLLPKRGNFFELFDAHAAITLRAAEATTRLFAGEADAAALVAEVKDLEHQADDVTRTVLQTVRVTFLTPFDRSAISGLINRMDDAIDAMDAAITAVSLYDVRTFAPDMHEMAKLMLEAARITAEAVPLLADVARNAPRLHGMTERLVHLEGEVDDLHEQGLKRLFQKHHHEGGDPMRFVVDREIYKHLEHISDAFEDVANEIDGIVIDHA, encoded by the coding sequence ATGTTCGCCTGGTTCCAGCGCCTCCTCCCGAAGCGCGGCAATTTCTTCGAGCTCTTCGATGCACACGCGGCGATCACGCTACGCGCCGCCGAAGCGACCACGCGTCTGTTCGCCGGCGAGGCGGACGCCGCGGCGCTGGTCGCCGAAGTCAAGGATCTGGAGCATCAGGCCGACGACGTCACCCGAACCGTGCTGCAGACGGTGCGCGTAACGTTCCTCACCCCGTTCGATCGCAGCGCCATCAGCGGCCTCATTAATCGGATGGACGATGCGATCGACGCGATGGACGCTGCGATCACCGCCGTCAGCCTGTATGACGTACGCACCTTCGCCCCCGACATGCACGAGATGGCCAAGCTGATGCTCGAAGCGGCGCGCATCACCGCCGAGGCAGTGCCCTTGCTTGCCGACGTCGCGCGCAATGCCCCGCGCCTCCACGGCATGACCGAACGCCTCGTCCACCTGGAAGGGGAAGTCGACGACCTGCACGAGCAAGGGCTCAAGCGGCTGTTCCAGAAACATCATCATGAGGGCGGAGACCCGATGCGCTTCGTGGTCGATCGCGAAATCTACAAGCATCTTGAGCATATCTCCGACGCGTTCGAGGATGTCGCGAACGAAATTGACGGCATCGTCATCGATCACGCCTGA
- a CDS encoding polyhydroxyalkanoic acid system family protein, which translates to MTAPIEVDIPHKLGTVQAKERIGSSFGKLADFVPGGVVTEHRWAGDTLHFTVEGMGQRVGVRLDVAEANVHATFELPAFLAMFADTIRAKLQREAPKLLE; encoded by the coding sequence ATGACCGCCCCGATCGAGGTCGATATCCCGCACAAGCTCGGCACGGTGCAGGCCAAGGAGCGGATCGGCAGCAGCTTCGGGAAGCTTGCCGATTTCGTGCCCGGCGGGGTGGTGACGGAGCACCGCTGGGCCGGCGACACGCTGCACTTCACCGTCGAGGGCATGGGGCAGCGCGTCGGGGTGCGGCTCGATGTGGCGGAGGCGAATGTCCACGCCACGTTCGAGCTGCCGGCGTTCCTGGCGATGTTCGCCGACACGATCCGGGCGAAGCTGCAACGCGAGGCGCCGAAGCTGCTGGAGTAG
- a CDS encoding VOC family protein codes for MTLRPFHLAFPVHDLAAARAFYGGVLGCREGRSSERWIDFDLGGHQLVAHLDEAARPVETSNPVDGHDVPVPHFGVVLTMADWQALAARVEAAGVTFGIAPHIRFKDQPGEQATMFFRDPSGNALEFKAFADDAQLFATEFAA; via the coding sequence ATGACACTTCGACCCTTTCACCTCGCATTTCCCGTTCACGACCTTGCCGCCGCGCGGGCCTTCTACGGCGGCGTGCTCGGCTGTCGCGAAGGACGCTCGAGCGAGCGCTGGATCGACTTCGATCTTGGCGGGCACCAGCTCGTCGCGCATCTCGACGAGGCGGCGCGACCTGTAGAGACCAGCAACCCCGTCGACGGCCATGACGTGCCGGTGCCGCATTTCGGCGTCGTACTGACCATGGCCGACTGGCAGGCGCTTGCGGCGCGGGTCGAGGCCGCCGGGGTGACGTTCGGGATCGCGCCGCACATCCGCTTCAAGGACCAGCCGGGCGAGCAGGCGACGATGTTCTTCCGTGACCCCTCGGGCAACGCGCTGGAGTTCAAGGCGTTTGCCGACGACGCCCAATTATTCGCCACGGAGTTTGCCGCATGA
- a CDS encoding winged helix-turn-helix domain-containing protein, with the protein MVELPGYNAVKEALHAHLIDIGSATVPVEAYWSLAETLKLTAEQLALKRRDARGSAWENRVQWAKRKLVEEGIMDQGWHGVWCLRPNHAG; encoded by the coding sequence ATGGTTGAGTTGCCGGGATATAATGCGGTGAAGGAAGCGCTTCACGCTCACCTGATTGATATTGGTAGTGCCACCGTCCCCGTCGAAGCCTATTGGTCGTTGGCCGAAACGCTCAAGCTGACCGCTGAGCAACTGGCGCTAAAGCGCCGAGACGCCCGAGGGTCAGCATGGGAGAATCGGGTTCAGTGGGCCAAGCGGAAGCTCGTCGAAGAAGGCATTATGGATCAGGGCTGGCATGGTGTCTGGTGCCTGAGGCCTAACCACGCTGGGTAG